A stretch of DNA from Verrucomicrobiia bacterium:
TGCGCCCCGTGATAAAAAAGCCGGCCCGCCAGGCAGCCCCAACAGGGAGGGCCAAAGCCGGCAGAACACAAGACCCTGATGTACCACCCAAGGACGTCCCTTTGCGGCCGTCCAAAATGCGCCGCCTGTTCCGGGCTTGAAGGCGGCAGTTCAAATAAAAAAGCCCAATGTATAGGACACAGGCCCCGCTTTAATGCGGGGCCGCGGCAACGGTACCTGAAGTTTAGAGCCGTAAACCTGATAGTTGAAGAGGGGGTGGCGCCCCCTCTTCACATGCCGCCAAATCCCGCGAACCCAAAGCCCCAAGACCCAAGGGCAGCCAAAAGGGTCACGAAGCCCCAAACCCGCCAAAAGCGGGTTGAGGGGAAAAAGGAAAGGCCAAGGGGCGGAACGTACGCTCCGCCCCTCCCTTCCCTTAAAAACAAATCTCTTGTCCCCTCTCCTTGTAGGAGAGGGTCAGGGAGAGGTTGCATTTCCGCCTGCAAAATCCCTCCGATTTTGCAGCCCGCCTCAAATCCCCGCTACACCTGCGCCCAAAAATTCAAAATCGCAACAAAAACGCTTCCGTTTTTGCTTTCCAATCGTCAATCCCCCAAACTCAAGCTTCCGCCCCAACCAGCCGATTTAAGAAAGGGGGGGCTGCCCCAATATTGGAATGGAAGAACTCGTAAAACAAAGCGCCAATTCGGTGCCGTCGCTGGTCGAAAACCTCGACTGGATAATCGGCATCTTCCTGGCCTTCAGCGTGGCCCTTTTCGGGCTGGTCAAACGGATGTCGGAAAGCGCCCGCACCAACGTGACCCTTATGGTTCTGGGGCTTTTCGCCGTCGCCGCCCTGCGCGACCGCCAGGCCACGGACTCGCTGCGCAAAGTCGTGGACGAACTGCACGCCAACAACACCGCCCTTTTAAACACCGAGGGAATCCTCGCCGACCGGGCTAAAACGGGGGTGGAGCGGGTTTTGGCCCAAAACGTGCACTACGACTGGCTCTCCGAAATCCGCAAAGCGACCAATGTAACCATCGCCAAACTGGACTTGAACTTCACCGACAACCCGGAGTACTACTCCGCGTTCGAGATGATTCTGGCCAAGGGGGGCTCGGTCACGCTCGTTCTGGCCGACCCGCGCTCCCCGGCGATGTGGCTGCGCTATATGGAGGAATCCAAAGGGGACGTGACCTCCAACGGAAAGGAAGAGGAGACCGCCTGGATTAGGGGGCTGGAAGACCTGGCCGAACAGTCCTACCGGCTTTTCCAATGGCGGATTCGGCTCCTAAAGCAGGGACAGGACATCAACAAACTGTCCATTCGCGTTTTTCCCCATTATCCCACCCATGCGTTCTACAAGTTTGACGGCGCTTTGTACGTGCATCACTATCCCTATCTGCGGCGCGGTTTCCACGCTCCCGCCTTCCTTTTTGCCAATCCGGAAACCCAGACCTACAAGTTTTTGAAGGGCTGTCTGGACGAGGTGGTGGCGGCCTCCGTGCCTTTGGAAAACGCCTATTCCGACATCTGGAAGCAGTACAAAGCGGGCCAGCTTTCCGACCAGGCGGTATCCGGCGCCCGCCTCGTCATCAACAAACCGGAAGGAGTTTCCAAGCCGGCCTCCGAACAGCCGCTCACCGAAAAAGCTCCAGACATCCCCGCGAAGAAAAGCGATAAAGTTTCCACGCCGTAACCGAACAAAATTACAATTTCAAAGTTGAGTCGATGGCCCCGGTAAGCCGCAAGAGGTCTTCCTTCGAATGCTGCGGAAAATTGGCGATGCGGATTTGGGAATCCTTGAAAGGCCCGTAGCCGGAGCCGACGGCCATATTGTGGGCCTTCAACCCCTCCTGCACCGATTTCGAATTTTTTCCCTCCGGTAAAACAACGGGAACGACGGTAAAGGATCGGTCGGCGGGGTCTTTCACAAATGGCTGGAGCGCCGCATGGTAATCCAGCCATTTATAAAGCAGTTTTGATTTTTCAAGCGATTCTTTTTCAATTGCTTCAATTCCGACTTGAAGAAGCCGCTCGAACCGTTTGCCCAGCAAATAGATGGCCAGCATATTTGGCGTGGCCGGGGTTTGGTTTTTCTGGCCGAATTCCTCCAGCGATAATAGGGAATGATGCGCGCCGATGTCGGCCCCTTGCGCCGCCAAAACTTTCGCTTTTGACAGCGCCTTCTTTGAAACGACAAGGACTGCAAGGCCGGACGGCAGGCCGCAGGCCTTTTGCACCGAGAAAAACCAGAAGTCGGCGGTTTCAAAAGGAACCTGCTCGGCGGCGGCGGAGGAGACGATATCGACGGCAATCAGTTTGTCCGGAAAGTTTTTGCGGAGGTTCGCCAAAAACTGATACGGCAGCCGCACGCCGGTGGAGGTCTCGTTCTGGGTTAGGCAAAGCAAATCGCATTCATCGGGGATTTTTGGTTCGGCGGCCGGGAAGTTTTTCCCCTCCTCGGCGGCGAGATGCGCGGGATTTTTCTTTGTCTGCTGGGCGGAACTGAAAAAACGCCGGGCGAATGCGCCGTTTATGAAATGGAAGCTTTTATTGCCGCACAAATTCCGCAGGGCGATTTCCATTGCCTCGACGGCAGAGGAGACGAAGAAGATGCGGTAATCGGCGGGGATGGAAAAATAAATCCGAATATTTTCCTTCGCCTTGCGGACGATTTCACCAAACCGCTCCGAGCGGTGGGACAAGGAGAGAATGTTGTCCTCCAGCGCCTGCCGGATATCCGCCTCGATTTCCGGATACAACCGGGAAGGGCCGGGATTGAAGGAGATGAAGCCGGTGTCGCTCACTTAGAACAAGACCCGTACTTTCAGGGTGGCGCGGATTTTGTTCAACTCCGAGAGAACCTCCGGCGTCACCTTGCGATTAACATCTGTAACCAGGTAGCCCAGCTCGTGGGTGGTGCGCAGGTATTCCCCCTCGATATTGTACTTGTGCCGTGCCAGGATTTCGGCGACCTGCTTGATGATCCCCGGCACGTTTTTGTGGATGTGGATGATGCGGTGGTTTTCGTTCAGCACCGGAAGCTCCACTTCCGGAAAATTGACGCTGCCGGTGGTCGTCCCGAATTCGAGAAACCGAATCAGCCGGTTGGAGGTTTTAAGGGCGATATCCGCCTGGGCCTCCTGCGTGCTGCCGGCGATGTGGGGGGTTAAAATCACGTTCGGCAGCCCCTGCAGGGAGCAGGAAAAACGCTCTCCCGGGCCGGAGGGTTCGTTGGGATAAACATCGATCGCCGCCCCCTTCAAATGCCCTTCCTTCAAAGCCCGGCCCAGCTCCTCCAAAACCACCACGCGGCCGCGGCTGGTGTTTATCAAATAGCTCCCTTTTTTCATCATCCCAAGCTGCCGGGCGCCGATCATGTTCCGGGTGGACTGATCCTCCGGCACGTGCAGGGTGACGACGTCGGATTGGCGCAAAAGCTCCTCCAGCGAATGCACCGGCCGGGCGTTCCCGAGCGCCAATTTCTCGACGATATCGTAAAAAAGGACGTTCATACCAAGCGACTCGGCAATCACGGAAACCTGCGAGCCGATGTGTCCGTAACCGATGATGCCGAGCGTTTTCCCGCGCACCTCAAAGCAGCCGTCATCCCCCTTGGTCCAGCTTCCTCCGTGGGCCGCGCTGTTGCGCTCAAAAATCCGGCGCAAAAGCATGATAATTTCCCCAATCACCAGCTCCGTCACCGAGCGGGTGTTGGAATAGGGGGCGTTGAAGACGGCAATCCCCAGTTCCGTGCATTTTTTCAAATCGACCTGATTGGTGCCGATGCAGAAGCAACCGACCGCGAGAAGGTTGGGGGCTTTTTGCAGGAGCTTGGGGGTCAGCTTTGTTTTGGAACGGATGCCGAGAATCTGGACGCCGCCCAAAGATTGGCCCAGCTCCGACTCGGGGAGTGAGGCCGGGTTTTCCGCCACGGCAAAATTTTTGGCCTTAAACTGCTCGGCGGCGTTGGGGTGGATTTTTTCCAAAAGGAGGACGTTGGCCATATTCCTTTTATTCGGCATTTGGGCAAACTTATAAATTATGCGCCAATAGTCAATTTTGAGGCGGGCGGGACGGCTACCATTTTGAGAGTTTTTGCGTATTTTATTTCGGGTGGAGACCAAAAGGGTGACTGCCGAAACCAAGAATACAGGATGAAACGCTTAATCGGAACCCTCGCCCTTTTATCCCTCTTTTCCAGCGCCTCCGCGCAGTTTTACTTCGGCCAGAACAAGGTGCAGTACACCCGCTTTGACTGGCAGGTTTTGACCACCGAGCATTTCAAAATCTATTTCTACGAGGAAGAGGAGGAGGTTGCCGAAATCGGGGCGCAACTGGCGGAGGAGGCGTACCGGGAGTTTTCGGCCCTGTTCAATTTGACCATTGGCCGCCCTATTCCGCTGATTCTGTACAGCTCCCCGAACTACTTCGAGCAGACCAACGTAATACCGGATTTAATTGACGAGGGGACGGGGGGATTCACCGAGTTTTTCAAGGGACGGGTGGTGATGCCGTACACGGGATCGTTTGCCGAGTTCAAAAAAGTGCTGCGGCATGAGCTCATCCACGTTTTCACCCTCGAAAAAATCAGCGCCGTTTTGAAAGGGCACAAAAAGACGCGTGCCCCCTACACGCCGCTTTGGTTCACGGAGGGGATTGCCGAGGCCTGGAGCCGGCCGGAGGATGACCAGGCGCGGATGGTGATGACCGACCTGGTAGTGAACAACATTCTGGTCTCCGTTCCGAATTTATATCAAATCTCCGGCAGCTTTATGATGTACAAAGAGGGGGAATCGTTCGTCCGTTTTTTATCCGAGACGTATGGATCCGACCGGCTATTGCAGTTGTTCGAAAACTGGTGGCGGGGGGAGACGTTTGAGGAGCTGGTTTATCTGACCTATCAGAAGGATTTGAAAAAATTGGGGGAGGAGTGGGAATTCTCACTCAAGCAGCGTTTTTATCCCCAAGTCGCCCAAAGAGAGTTTCCGGATCGCCACACCAAAAAGCTCTCCTCCGGCGGACTTTCGGTGGAACCGGCGCCGGTTACCCTGCACACCGGCAAAGATGCCGGGGACTGGGTGGTGTACAAGGCGAACCGGCTGGGGTATTCCGGTTTGTATATGGCGCCGATAAACGGCAATCAAAGGAAACCGGAAACGCTGGTCAAAGGGGAGCGCTCCCGGGCTTTTGAATCGCTCCACCTTTTCCGCTCCGGCATTGCCGCCAATTCAAGGGGGGAGGTGGCGTTCGTTTCCAAAAACAATGAAAAAGACCGGCTGTACGTCTACAGCATTTACCGCCGGGAGGTTATAGAGGAATACGATTTCCCCAGTTTGATTGAAATATCGTCCCCCGCCTGGTCGCCGGATGAAACAAAACTTTGCTTCGAAGGGATGGAGAAGTCCGGGTACTCCGATTTGTATACCGTCGAGCGCCAAAGCAAAAAACTGGCGCGGCTGACATCGGACATTTACGAAGACCGGGACCCGGTTTTTTCCGCGGATGGTAATTCAATCCTTTTCGCCTCCGACCGGGGGGCGTTCGGCTCCGAGGGATTTACCAACCTCTACCGGCTTTCCTTATCAGACGGGCGGATAACGGCTCTCACGTCCGGCCGGCAGGATGATTTGTATCCCTCGCTGTCGCCGGACGGGAAATGGATTATCTACGCCTCCAACCGGGGGGAGGGGACGGATATTTACCTTCTGGACGAGGAACTGCGCCCCCGGCGGGTCACCCGCTTTTTGACCGGCGTCACGCACCCGCGCTTCACTTCCGACGGCAAGAAAATCATCTTTTCCGGCTTCAAGAATTTCGGCTTCCAGATTTACGCTTTCGATTTTTCCGGCATCGATTCCTTTCCGCCGGAGTCGGTTTCGACAAGCGCACCCTTGGCCTGGAGTCCGGAAAAACTGCCGGGGGAAAAAAACAAGGGAAAAATCGAATACAAAAACGATTTT
This window harbors:
- a CDS encoding aminotransferase class V-fold PLP-dependent enzyme, producing MSDTGFISFNPGPSRLYPEIEADIRQALEDNILSLSHRSERFGEIVRKAKENIRIYFSIPADYRIFFVSSAVEAMEIALRNLCGNKSFHFINGAFARRFFSSAQQTKKNPAHLAAEEGKNFPAAEPKIPDECDLLCLTQNETSTGVRLPYQFLANLRKNFPDKLIAVDIVSSAAAEQVPFETADFWFFSVQKACGLPSGLAVLVVSKKALSKAKVLAAQGADIGAHHSLLSLEEFGQKNQTPATPNMLAIYLLGKRFERLLQVGIEAIEKESLEKSKLLYKWLDYHAALQPFVKDPADRSFTVVPVVLPEGKNSKSVQEGLKAHNMAVGSGYGPFKDSQIRIANFPQHSKEDLLRLTGAIDSTLKL
- the serA gene encoding phosphoglycerate dehydrogenase; the protein is MPNKRNMANVLLLEKIHPNAAEQFKAKNFAVAENPASLPESELGQSLGGVQILGIRSKTKLTPKLLQKAPNLLAVGCFCIGTNQVDLKKCTELGIAVFNAPYSNTRSVTELVIGEIIMLLRRIFERNSAAHGGSWTKGDDGCFEVRGKTLGIIGYGHIGSQVSVIAESLGMNVLFYDIVEKLALGNARPVHSLEELLRQSDVVTLHVPEDQSTRNMIGARQLGMMKKGSYLINTSRGRVVVLEELGRALKEGHLKGAAIDVYPNEPSGPGERFSCSLQGLPNVILTPHIAGSTQEAQADIALKTSNRLIRFLEFGTTTGSVNFPEVELPVLNENHRIIHIHKNVPGIIKQVAEILARHKYNIEGEYLRTTHELGYLVTDVNRKVTPEVLSELNKIRATLKVRVLF
- a CDS encoding BamA/TamA family outer membrane protein, which gives rise to MKRLIGTLALLSLFSSASAQFYFGQNKVQYTRFDWQVLTTEHFKIYFYEEEEEVAEIGAQLAEEAYREFSALFNLTIGRPIPLILYSSPNYFEQTNVIPDLIDEGTGGFTEFFKGRVVMPYTGSFAEFKKVLRHELIHVFTLEKISAVLKGHKKTRAPYTPLWFTEGIAEAWSRPEDDQARMVMTDLVVNNILVSVPNLYQISGSFMMYKEGESFVRFLSETYGSDRLLQLFENWWRGETFEELVYLTYQKDLKKLGEEWEFSLKQRFYPQVAQREFPDRHTKKLSSGGLSVEPAPVTLHTGKDAGDWVVYKANRLGYSGLYMAPINGNQRKPETLVKGERSRAFESLHLFRSGIAANSRGEVAFVSKNNEKDRLYVYSIYRREVIEEYDFPSLIEISSPAWSPDETKLCFEGMEKSGYSDLYTVERQSKKLARLTSDIYEDRDPVFSADGNSILFASDRGAFGSEGFTNLYRLSLSDGRITALTSGRQDDLYPSLSPDGKWIIYASNRGEGTDIYLLDEELRPRRVTRFLTGVTHPRFTSDGKKIIFSGFKNFGFQIYAFDFSGIDSFPPESVSTSAPLAWSPEKLPGEKNKGKIEYKNDFSFDLAQSAIAYDALYGPVGGLQTALTDVLGNKQYYFFLSNTARDRSSILSSFNVGVTYVNKTRRINYGAGVYHFYDEYLDEYEGDFSERLAGGLAFASYPLSKFQRVEAFGFLRYSKRHFFFTERRRDALLLTGSLSWVKDNSIWELSGPIDGSRYNFTVGLTSDIRSSKLFSRSYSGDLRKYFRLGRASALAVRLAGFSSSGEEPLRIYLGGSWSLRGYSRRAFYGRHMVLVSNELRFPLINRLVVGFPFGNIGMEGIRGALFFDAGNAWNEEFGRMKGALGVGARVNFGYLTVLRFDWARRTDFRSLESKTRFDFFFGWNF